Proteins co-encoded in one Desulfitobacterium hafniense DCB-2 genomic window:
- a CDS encoding carboxymuconolactone decarboxylase family protein, which produces MALPPFLKPLAGYDPTFAQEIGNIAALAFQENSLDEKTRTLIALALDTVLGASAGVASLANQARQLGISEQEIADTLRLAYFTAGCSVLTTSFAAFEKKE; this is translated from the coding sequence ATGGCATTGCCCCCTTTCTTAAAACCCCTGGCAGGATATGATCCCACCTTCGCCCAAGAAATCGGCAACATAGCTGCTCTCGCTTTTCAGGAGAACAGCCTTGATGAGAAGACCAGGACTTTAATCGCTCTGGCCCTTGATACCGTCTTAGGAGCCTCGGCAGGAGTGGCCAGCCTGGCCAATCAAGCCCGCCAGTTAGGAATCTCGGAGCAGGAAATCGCCGACACATTGCGCCTGGCCTACTTTACTGCCGGTTGTTCCGTCTTAACAACATCTTTCGCTGCCTTCGAGAAAAAGGAGTAG